In a genomic window of uncultured Flavobacterium sp.:
- a CDS encoding sugar kinase, which translates to MNTTPQTRIATFGELLLRMNVADGNRFTQANEIKIHVGGAEANVCVLLSQLGIQTDYITRLPENDLAQLALNELQKYKVNTSKCVYGGERLGLYFVEAGNQIRQSQVIYDRSNSSFATIQKDQINWDLALADVTHFHWSGISPGVSNEAGLACKEAILVAHKKGLPISSDFNYRSKLWQYGKHPSEIMPDLLQYSTITVADLDAIEIYFGIKTDKNESDENRFQKTFELLKVKMPFLKTLAMSFRKSDGPAHLYKGLLIHEDNFYQTQEHKIHVVTDQIGSGDAFNAGLLYGLSNKFSGQESIEWATACGVIKQSIHGDFAITNENEISHFIKNGSSNRINR; encoded by the coding sequence ATGAATACAACACCACAAACTAGAATTGCAACTTTTGGAGAATTATTACTTCGGATGAATGTTGCTGATGGAAACCGATTTACGCAAGCCAATGAAATAAAAATTCATGTTGGCGGTGCCGAAGCAAATGTTTGTGTTTTACTTTCTCAACTCGGGATTCAAACCGATTATATTACACGATTACCCGAAAATGATTTGGCACAACTAGCTTTAAACGAACTTCAGAAATACAAAGTAAATACTTCAAAATGTGTTTATGGCGGAGAACGTTTGGGATTGTATTTTGTCGAAGCCGGAAATCAAATCAGGCAATCACAAGTTATTTACGATCGAAGTAATTCCTCTTTCGCAACGATTCAAAAAGATCAAATCAATTGGGATTTGGCTTTAGCCGATGTTACGCATTTTCATTGGTCAGGAATAAGTCCGGGAGTTTCAAACGAAGCAGGTTTAGCTTGTAAAGAAGCAATTCTTGTCGCGCATAAAAAAGGTTTACCGATTTCTTCCGATTTTAATTACCGATCAAAATTGTGGCAATACGGAAAACATCCTTCTGAAATTATGCCTGATTTGCTTCAATACAGTACAATTACTGTTGCAGATTTAGACGCAATTGAAATTTATTTCGGAATCAAAACCGATAAAAATGAATCGGATGAAAATCGTTTTCAGAAAACATTCGAATTATTGAAAGTAAAAATGCCTTTTCTAAAAACATTAGCAATGAGTTTTAGAAAATCAGATGGACCGGCGCATTTATACAAAGGATTATTGATTCATGAAGATAATTTTTACCAAACCCAAGAACACAAAATACACGTTGTAACCGACCAAATTGGTTCGGGAGATGCTTTCAACGCAGGATTATTATACGGATTATCGAATAAATTTTCTGGACAAGAATCCATCGAATGGGCAACAGCTTGTGGCGTAATCAAACAAAGTATTCACGGAGACTTTGCCATCACAAATGAAAACGAAATAAGTCATTTCATCAAAAATGGCTCAAGTAATAGAATTAATAGATAA
- a CDS encoding SusC/RagA family TonB-linked outer membrane protein — MKTKLISLVFIGGIIFSANAKEVAINKHLFEQKSSQIEITGQIIGQDDGMPIAGATIYAKSNNKLATISDESGKFKLTVPENETHIIITYMGYGTLEYKLDNIQNLVISLKPAENVLDQVLVTALGVKKSSKAISYAVTELKGTEFTKAKETNIANALVGKIAGVNVSSTATGPNGSTRVVIRGNGSLNGNNQPMYVVNDLPIDNTQLNLPGIGNGPGSTRINVDRGDGTSVINPDDIKTITVLKGGTAAALYGANAANGVILIQTKRGAAQKGIGVEYNTSFTFETPSIIPDWQYEYGSGANGKKPTTQAEAVAAGRWSWGAKMDGTDVIQFDGVARPYVAQKNNIKNFYETGTTFINSIALSGGTEKATGRLSFSNTDNQGVVPNNDFNRKTLNIASNVNMTDWLKFDVVAQYNVEKSNNRVTVSDAEANPNWGTYMIANTVDIRNLAPGYDANGVEEAWNPVAVATNPYFVVNKIKNSDTKNRFLGMVNVKLNFTPELFLQGRIGQDFTNYDFFGYIPKTTLNNPVGYAQGSRVKLSNLNSEAILNYTKKNIYENFSLNALVGVNSRTTLRDETRVEGSNFVLDDFYALSNLSTLTYTYPYGKTKTNSVYGAVDLDYKNVVFLNLTGRQDWFSTLSKDNNTVFYPSVGTSIIVSDILKMPEFVSFAKLRTSWAQVGGATPDPYALNQSYTMVQGGHNGQQLQTPTGTRVPNATLSPLTSTTFEIGTDLGFFNNRLNLDFAYYNRATTNDIVETTISNASGASTALLNLGKMRNKGVELLLSGKIINSENFSWDASFNGSYNENTVEALTDQLNSITMATSVNGYVTITSDVGRPYSIIKGYKPRKDANGNTVYNVSGGSATIAQGPLQELGQGVHPWAAGITNDFKYKNISFSFLIDGKFGGSLYSGTDLYGTRMGLTKLTLDGRETGLPIKGVDTNGNPVDMVIAPENLRTYYDGLRNISSTFVYDASFIKLRQVIIGYSLPLEKIKSLSKLQGASISFVARNLFILYKKTPNVDPESVFSAGNAQGVEQFGVPKTRSFGLSLNVKF, encoded by the coding sequence ATGAAAACAAAGCTAATTTCATTAGTGTTTATTGGGGGAATTATTTTCTCAGCAAACGCAAAAGAGGTTGCAATTAACAAGCACCTTTTTGAACAAAAAAGCAGTCAGATTGAAATTACTGGCCAGATTATCGGTCAGGACGACGGAATGCCAATTGCCGGAGCAACTATTTATGCAAAAAGCAATAATAAACTAGCCACAATTTCTGATGAATCCGGAAAATTCAAACTAACTGTTCCGGAAAACGAAACTCACATCATCATCACTTACATGGGTTACGGAACTTTAGAATATAAATTAGACAACATACAAAACTTAGTTATTAGCCTTAAACCAGCCGAAAATGTTTTAGATCAGGTTTTGGTAACGGCTTTAGGAGTTAAAAAAAGCAGTAAAGCAATTTCATACGCTGTAACAGAACTTAAAGGAACTGAATTCACAAAGGCAAAAGAAACGAATATTGCTAATGCTTTGGTTGGAAAAATTGCAGGTGTAAACGTGAGCAGCACTGCAACAGGACCAAACGGATCAACGAGAGTTGTAATTCGTGGAAACGGTTCCCTTAACGGAAACAACCAACCGATGTATGTTGTAAATGATTTACCAATTGACAATACTCAGCTTAACCTACCGGGTATTGGAAATGGTCCGGGATCTACAAGAATCAACGTCGATCGTGGTGACGGAACTTCTGTTATAAATCCTGATGATATCAAAACAATTACGGTATTAAAAGGAGGAACAGCGGCGGCACTTTATGGTGCAAATGCTGCAAATGGTGTTATCTTAATTCAAACTAAAAGAGGTGCGGCTCAAAAAGGAATTGGAGTAGAATACAATACTTCATTTACTTTTGAAACGCCATCGATCATACCAGATTGGCAGTATGAATACGGTTCTGGAGCAAACGGAAAAAAACCAACTACTCAAGCCGAAGCAGTTGCTGCAGGACGTTGGTCTTGGGGAGCAAAAATGGACGGAACAGATGTTATTCAGTTTGACGGTGTTGCAAGACCTTATGTTGCACAAAAAAATAACATCAAGAATTTTTACGAAACCGGAACGACATTTATAAACTCTATCGCTTTGTCTGGAGGAACTGAAAAAGCTACAGGCCGTCTTTCGTTCTCGAATACAGACAATCAAGGTGTTGTACCAAATAATGATTTTAATCGCAAAACCCTTAACATCGCCAGTAATGTTAATATGACAGATTGGTTAAAATTTGATGTTGTAGCACAATATAATGTGGAGAAATCAAATAATAGAGTTACGGTTTCTGATGCTGAAGCGAATCCAAACTGGGGAACTTATATGATTGCCAATACTGTTGATATTCGAAATCTTGCCCCAGGTTATGATGCAAACGGTGTTGAAGAAGCATGGAATCCAGTTGCAGTGGCAACAAACCCTTATTTTGTCGTAAATAAAATCAAAAACAGCGATACTAAAAACCGCTTTCTTGGAATGGTAAATGTAAAATTGAACTTTACGCCTGAGTTATTCCTTCAAGGTAGAATTGGACAAGATTTTACGAATTATGATTTCTTTGGATACATCCCAAAAACAACTTTAAACAATCCTGTAGGATATGCTCAAGGTTCAAGAGTTAAATTATCAAACCTGAACTCTGAGGCAATTCTTAATTATACTAAGAAAAATATCTACGAAAATTTCTCATTAAACGCTTTAGTTGGTGTAAACTCCCGTACTACCTTAAGAGACGAAACAAGAGTTGAAGGTTCAAACTTTGTATTAGACGATTTTTATGCCTTAAGTAATTTATCTACATTGACTTACACTTATCCATACGGAAAAACAAAAACAAACTCTGTTTATGGAGCCGTAGATTTAGATTATAAAAACGTAGTATTTTTAAACCTAACAGGACGTCAGGATTGGTTTTCGACACTTTCAAAAGATAACAATACAGTATTTTATCCATCTGTTGGAACAAGTATTATTGTTTCGGATATCTTAAAAATGCCAGAATTTGTTTCATTTGCTAAGCTAAGAACTTCTTGGGCTCAGGTTGGTGGAGCAACTCCAGATCCTTACGCATTAAATCAATCTTACACGATGGTTCAAGGCGGACATAATGGTCAACAATTACAAACGCCAACAGGTACGAGAGTACCAAATGCTACTTTAAGTCCGCTAACTTCTACAACATTTGAAATTGGAACCGACTTAGGATTTTTCAACAATCGTTTAAATCTTGATTTTGCATATTACAATCGTGCAACAACAAATGATATTGTCGAAACTACAATTTCAAACGCTTCTGGAGCCAGTACAGCTTTATTGAATCTTGGAAAAATGAGAAATAAAGGGGTTGAATTATTATTAAGCGGAAAAATTATTAATTCTGAAAATTTCTCCTGGGATGCAAGTTTCAACGGATCTTATAATGAAAATACAGTTGAGGCACTTACAGATCAGTTGAACTCAATTACAATGGCAACTTCTGTAAACGGATATGTTACTATAACAAGTGATGTTGGTCGTCCGTACAGTATCATAAAAGGGTACAAACCACGTAAAGATGCAAACGGAAATACAGTTTATAATGTAAGTGGCGGTTCTGCAACTATAGCACAAGGTCCGCTTCAGGAATTAGGTCAGGGAGTTCATCCTTGGGCAGCTGGTATTACCAATGATTTTAAATACAAAAACATATCATTCAGCTTCTTGATTGACGGTAAATTTGGCGGAAGCTTATATTCCGGAACTGATTTATACGGAACTCGTATGGGTTTAACAAAACTAACATTGGATGGTCGTGAAACTGGTTTACCAATTAAAGGTGTTGACACAAACGGAAATCCTGTTGATATGGTTATCGCTCCGGAAAACCTTAGAACGTATTATGATGGTTTAAGAAACATTTCATCAACATTTGTTTACGATGCAAGTTTTATAAAACTAAGACAAGTAATTATTGGATATTCATTGCCTCTTGAAAAGATCAAAAGTTTATCAAAACTTCAGGGAGCTTCGATCTCATTTGTGGCAAGAAACTTATTCATTCTTTACAAGAAAACACCAAACGTAGATCCGGAATCTGTATTTAGTGCAGGAAATGCTCAAGGTGTAGAACAATTTGGAGTGCCAAAAACCAGAAGTTTCGGTTTAAGTTTAAATGTTAAATTTTAA
- a CDS encoding amidohydrolase: MKIALIQSDLYWEDASQNKKNFESIINQIDSSTNLIVLPEMFSTGFTMNASQVAETMQGETVLWMQSIAKQKNCALTGSLIIIENGNYYNRMLFVFPSGEMQYYDKRHLFSLAGENQFYTSGTQKVIVDYLGWKICLQICYDLRFPVFARNVENYDLLLYVANWPKVRTNAWDSLLKARAIENLSYVVGVNRIGLDANNYEHIGHSQVVDFLGNYILQPQETAGVFVVELDKNVMLETRKKLDFLSDKDFFEIKI; encoded by the coding sequence ATGAAAATTGCACTTATTCAATCAGATCTATATTGGGAAGACGCTTCTCAGAACAAAAAAAACTTCGAATCGATTATAAATCAAATCGATTCAAGCACAAATTTGATTGTACTTCCTGAAATGTTTTCGACAGGATTTACGATGAATGCTTCCCAAGTTGCAGAAACTATGCAAGGAGAAACAGTTTTGTGGATGCAATCAATCGCAAAGCAGAAAAATTGTGCCTTAACGGGAAGTTTGATAATTATAGAAAACGGAAATTATTACAATCGAATGTTGTTTGTTTTTCCGTCAGGCGAAATGCAGTATTATGACAAACGTCATTTGTTTTCACTTGCGGGAGAAAATCAATTTTATACCTCAGGAACTCAAAAAGTAATTGTAGATTATTTAGGCTGGAAAATTTGTCTGCAGATTTGTTACGACTTAAGATTTCCTGTTTTTGCCAGAAATGTCGAAAATTACGACCTGCTTTTATATGTTGCCAATTGGCCAAAAGTCAGAACAAATGCTTGGGATTCATTATTGAAAGCCCGCGCAATCGAAAACTTAAGTTATGTAGTTGGAGTAAATAGAATAGGGTTGGACGCTAACAATTACGAACATATTGGACATTCGCAAGTTGTAGATTTTTTAGGAAATTACATTCTTCAACCACAAGAAACAGCGGGTGTTTTTGTGGTCGAATTAGATAAAAATGTAATGTTGGAAACTCGAAAAAAACTCGATTTTTTGAGTGATAAAGATTTTTTTGAAATTAAGATTTAG
- a CDS encoding RidA family protein — translation MNLLPQEKFETLGLSLPPAPQPLGIYKPYLVDGKYLYLSGHGPVNDDKSLIIGRIGDDMDIEQGKLAARQVGLTMLSTIVTNFGSLNKVKRVIKVLGMVNCNGEFLRHPYVINGCSELFAEVWGQENGIGVRSAVGMGSLPDNIPVEVEAVFELF, via the coding sequence ATGAATTTATTACCACAAGAAAAATTTGAAACATTAGGCTTATCATTACCGCCGGCGCCTCAGCCTCTTGGTATCTATAAACCTTATTTAGTTGATGGTAAATATTTATACCTTTCAGGTCATGGACCTGTTAATGACGACAAATCCTTAATCATTGGCCGAATTGGTGATGATATGGATATCGAACAAGGAAAATTAGCAGCAAGACAAGTCGGATTAACAATGCTTTCTACAATTGTAACCAATTTTGGAAGCCTGAATAAAGTAAAACGTGTTATAAAAGTTTTAGGAATGGTCAATTGCAATGGCGAATTCTTGAGACATCCGTATGTAATAAACGGTTGTAGCGAATTGTTTGCTGAAGTTTGGGGACAAGAAAACGGAATTGGAGTAAGAAGCGCAGTAGGAATGGGTTCTTTACCGGACAATATTCCTGTTGAAGTTGAAGCTGTTTTCGAATTATTTTAG
- a CDS encoding gluconate:H+ symporter, which yields MSILILTACIAFLIIQIAWLKINPFIAFIITALLAGLFLGLPIETLSQTVQKGLGEMLGSITLIIVFGTCIGKLTVSSGAANVIAKTVMGWTGKKYVRLGLMITGFIVGIPLFYSVGFVLLVPLIFSVAHQFKLSKVYLGIPMLASLSVAHGFLPPHPSPMALSSILKADIGLVLVYGIIIAIPTIFIAGLLFSNLLKNIKTESDHEILNVEEIINEGKQPSFSLSLFSALFPVFGLTITSILPMISKNETLVNICKTVGEPSMIMLISLLICTYTLGIRMNRSITSVMDDYAVAIKDVALIVLIVGGAGGLKEVMIVSGVNETIVASLTQTNIHPYLLAWMMAAIIRVCVGSATAAGLMTASVLLPLLQTTGLDPNLLVLSVGAGSLMCSHVNDPSFWMFKEYFNISLKDTFKSWTVMESLVSVLGIIFVFILNSIIH from the coding sequence ATGAGCATTTTAATTCTTACGGCATGCATTGCATTTTTAATCATTCAGATAGCTTGGCTTAAAATCAATCCGTTTATTGCCTTTATCATAACAGCTCTATTAGCAGGTTTATTTTTAGGCCTGCCAATAGAAACTTTGTCTCAAACCGTGCAAAAAGGTTTAGGCGAAATGTTAGGATCTATCACTTTGATTATTGTTTTTGGAACCTGTATTGGTAAACTCACCGTTTCATCAGGCGCCGCCAATGTCATTGCCAAAACAGTTATGGGATGGACGGGCAAAAAATATGTTCGTCTTGGCTTAATGATTACCGGATTTATTGTTGGGATACCTCTATTTTATAGTGTTGGATTTGTTTTGTTAGTTCCATTAATCTTTTCAGTAGCCCATCAATTTAAGCTTTCAAAAGTATATCTCGGTATTCCAATGCTGGCGTCGCTTTCAGTAGCACACGGTTTTTTGCCTCCACATCCGTCTCCAATGGCTTTAAGCAGTATTTTAAAAGCTGATATTGGACTCGTTTTAGTCTACGGAATCATCATTGCGATTCCAACAATTTTTATTGCGGGTTTATTGTTTTCGAATTTATTAAAAAACATCAAAACCGAATCGGATCATGAAATTCTGAATGTCGAAGAAATCATAAACGAAGGAAAACAACCAAGTTTTTCATTGAGTTTATTCTCTGCTTTATTTCCGGTTTTCGGATTAACAATTACTTCGATATTACCAATGATTTCTAAAAATGAAACTTTAGTTAATATCTGCAAAACAGTCGGGGAACCAAGTATGATTATGCTAATTTCTCTATTGATTTGTACGTATACTTTAGGAATCAGAATGAACAGAAGCATCACATCAGTTATGGACGATTATGCCGTTGCCATAAAAGATGTTGCTTTGATAGTTTTAATCGTTGGAGGAGCCGGCGGATTAAAAGAGGTTATGATTGTAAGCGGTGTAAACGAAACCATTGTAGCATCATTAACACAAACAAACATTCATCCGTATTTATTGGCCTGGATGATGGCGGCAATCATACGCGTTTGTGTTGGATCTGCAACAGCGGCAGGATTAATGACTGCCAGCGTTTTACTACCTTTGTTACAGACTACCGGCCTCGATCCCAATCTGTTAGTTCTATCTGTTGGAGCCGGAAGCTTAATGTGCTCACACGTAAACGATCCAAGTTTTTGGATGTTCAAAGAATATTTTAATATCAGCCTGAAAGATACATTCAAATCATGGACCGTCATGGAATCTCTAGTATCTGTTTTAGGAATCATTTTCGTTTTTATTTTAAACTCTATAATACATTAA
- a CDS encoding SusD/RagB family nutrient-binding outer membrane lipoprotein produces the protein MKKLTLLYITGVLLGSMTSCTKDFEEINTNPNVVEKPNANFLFSRAQLDGLNNNYFATNILECGGMLQHYATYKEASGVGDKYLSNEVYYSAYFNQIYPTALNETEIVINTVKATPNDSNKLNIARIWKAYLYHRITDLYGDIPYSDAAKANSSQIFLPKYDTQEFIYKDLLKELDEAATALDPAKPSFGKADFIYDGDVAKWKKFSYSLMLRLGLRLSKVDPALSKTWVTKAIAGGVILNGSDNAIMKYTDGPNDFNRNPVGLDSRRQDFTAGSYGQKNVEGGKLAKTFIDLLKNTADPRISVYAGVWEGTTQNTTLAIQKGFPNGTKTAPTPVEQATYSEPNQNTIFKYDAPLVLLSNAETNLYLAEAAVRGWYSGETDKDLYEKGVKASFLNMGIYGAAYAIPDATPYLTLNPYNSAGSTEAKMNQIHTQIYVALFVDEQEIYANWRRTGYPVLVPVNFPGNVTNGTIPRRFKYSTSEYSVNSTNLAEAIKRQGEDTFTTKIWWDK, from the coding sequence ATGAAAAAGCTAACCCTATTATATATCACAGGCGTACTTTTAGGAAGTATGACATCCTGTACAAAAGATTTCGAAGAAATCAATACAAACCCTAATGTTGTCGAAAAACCAAATGCAAATTTTCTTTTCAGCCGTGCACAATTGGACGGTTTAAACAATAATTATTTTGCAACCAATATCCTGGAATGTGGTGGAATGCTACAACATTATGCTACTTATAAAGAAGCATCTGGTGTGGGAGATAAATATTTGAGCAATGAAGTTTACTATTCTGCATACTTTAATCAAATATATCCAACAGCTTTAAACGAAACAGAAATTGTAATTAATACCGTAAAAGCCACTCCAAATGACAGCAATAAACTAAATATTGCCAGAATCTGGAAAGCTTATTTATACCACAGAATCACTGATTTGTATGGAGATATTCCGTATTCTGACGCGGCAAAAGCAAATAGTTCTCAAATTTTTCTTCCAAAATATGATACTCAGGAATTCATATACAAAGATTTATTAAAAGAACTTGACGAAGCTGCAACCGCGTTAGATCCTGCGAAACCAAGTTTTGGCAAAGCCGATTTTATCTATGACGGAGATGTTGCAAAATGGAAAAAATTCTCTTATTCTTTAATGCTTCGTTTAGGATTGAGATTAAGCAAAGTTGATCCGGCATTATCAAAAACATGGGTTACAAAAGCGATTGCCGGAGGAGTTATCCTTAACGGAAGTGACAATGCGATCATGAAATATACAGATGGTCCAAATGATTTTAACAGAAATCCTGTTGGTCTTGATTCCAGAAGACAAGATTTTACAGCAGGTTCTTACGGTCAAAAAAATGTCGAAGGCGGAAAATTGGCTAAAACATTCATCGATTTATTAAAAAATACTGCCGATCCAAGAATTAGTGTTTATGCCGGAGTTTGGGAAGGAACAACACAAAATACAACTCTTGCGATACAAAAAGGTTTTCCTAACGGAACTAAAACTGCTCCAACACCAGTTGAACAAGCAACTTATTCTGAGCCTAATCAAAATACAATATTTAAATACGATGCACCACTTGTACTTTTGAGCAATGCCGAAACTAATTTATATCTAGCCGAAGCTGCCGTAAGAGGATGGTATTCTGGTGAAACAGATAAAGATTTATATGAAAAAGGTGTAAAAGCTTCTTTCTTAAACATGGGAATTTACGGAGCGGCTTATGCAATTCCAGATGCAACACCATATTTAACTCTAAATCCATATAATTCAGCAGGATCGACAGAGGCAAAAATGAATCAGATTCACACTCAGATTTATGTTGCTTTATTTGTAGACGAACAAGAAATTTATGCCAACTGGAGAAGAACCGGTTATCCTGTTTTAGTTCCGGTAAATTTCCCTGGAAACGTTACAAACGGCACGATTCCAAGACGTTTCAAATATTCAACAAGTGAATATTCAGTGAATTCAACTAACTTAGCTGAAGCGATTAAACGTCAGGGCGAAGACACTTTTACAACCAAAATCTGGTGGGATAAATAA
- a CDS encoding D-TA family PLP-dependent enzyme — protein MQNNWWKINSELRIDTPFLAVYEDRIQANIERLIEAVNGETQKLRPHIKTHKIGEILDLFKTYNINKIKCATIAEAELAAMHEIQDVLLAYQPVGAKKDRLISLIQKYPNITFSTIVDNLDSAKALNESAEKNNLKLTVYLDLNTGMNRTGISVSKNWKGLIDEIVLLKNIDFAGIHIYDGHLKGDLEHRFDTASNLFFSINEEIQAINKKLGYELKIVAGGSNTFPFYATQKSVECSPGTFVFWDSNYQIHLPEQHFEPALVIVGTIISKPTSSTFCIDIGYKAVASENPIDKRLVILNDENLIPTAHSEEHLIIENKGKNEYAIGDTIYAEPYHVCPTCALYDSVQVVNSEHEICDQWLVVARSRKINI, from the coding sequence ATGCAAAACAATTGGTGGAAAATTAATTCCGAACTCCGCATTGATACGCCATTTTTAGCCGTTTACGAAGATCGTATTCAGGCAAATATTGAGCGTTTGATTGAAGCAGTAAATGGCGAAACTCAAAAATTAAGACCTCACATCAAGACGCATAAAATAGGTGAAATTCTGGATTTGTTTAAAACCTACAACATCAATAAAATAAAATGCGCGACAATTGCCGAAGCGGAATTGGCTGCAATGCATGAAATTCAAGATGTACTTCTCGCCTATCAACCTGTTGGCGCTAAAAAAGACAGATTGATTTCATTAATTCAGAAATATCCAAACATTACTTTTTCGACTATTGTTGACAATTTAGATTCGGCGAAAGCCTTAAATGAAAGTGCCGAGAAAAACAATCTGAAACTTACGGTTTATCTGGATTTAAATACCGGAATGAACAGAACCGGAATTTCGGTTTCTAAAAACTGGAAAGGTTTAATTGATGAAATTGTGCTACTGAAAAACATTGATTTTGCAGGAATTCACATTTACGACGGTCATTTAAAAGGAGATTTAGAACATCGATTTGATACCGCTTCCAATTTATTTTTTAGCATCAACGAAGAAATTCAGGCGATTAATAAAAAACTTGGTTACGAATTAAAAATTGTCGCTGGCGGATCGAATACATTTCCGTTTTATGCGACTCAGAAAAGCGTAGAATGCAGTCCCGGGACTTTTGTTTTTTGGGATTCAAATTACCAGATTCATTTACCGGAACAACATTTTGAACCGGCTTTAGTTATCGTTGGAACCATAATTTCAAAACCAACGAGTTCTACATTTTGTATTGATATAGGATACAAAGCCGTAGCTTCTGAAAACCCAATCGATAAAAGATTAGTGATTTTAAATGATGAAAATCTAATCCCGACGGCACATTCAGAAGAACATTTAATTATAGAAAACAAAGGAAAAAACGAATATGCTATTGGCGATACCATTTATGCCGAGCCGTATCATGTTTGCCCAACTTGTGCGCTTTACGATTCGGTTCAGGTCGTGAATTCGGAACATGAAATTTGCGATCAATGGCTGGTTGTTGCCCGCAGCAGAAAAATTAATATCTAG
- a CDS encoding aldolase: protein MYSILKTQGVLPLVTQINIETAQIVLQSAADAGIKIIEFAARADNAKEVFSQMIAFKKANNLDVKIAVGSILSVDDAETFHLLGADCIVCPHTDLEIGNYCFKNNIYWIPGAATLNEILQANKLGAEIVKLFPADKIGGPGYVKAIRAPFPNLKIMPTGGVTLEESNLKSWFKSGVVCVGIGSNLFSKEMLLNLNYEQSLKAFQNLIEVVEKTRN, encoded by the coding sequence ATGTACAGCATATTAAAAACGCAAGGTGTACTTCCGTTAGTAACCCAAATCAACATTGAAACAGCCCAAATAGTATTGCAATCAGCGGCTGATGCTGGCATTAAAATTATAGAGTTTGCTGCTCGTGCAGATAATGCTAAAGAAGTTTTTAGCCAAATGATAGCCTTTAAAAAAGCAAATAATTTAGATGTAAAAATCGCCGTTGGATCTATTTTAAGCGTAGATGATGCCGAAACTTTTCATCTTCTTGGAGCAGATTGCATCGTTTGCCCGCATACAGATCTGGAAATTGGAAATTATTGCTTCAAAAATAATATCTATTGGATTCCCGGAGCTGCGACATTAAACGAAATACTTCAGGCAAATAAATTAGGAGCCGAGATTGTAAAGCTTTTTCCAGCTGATAAAATTGGTGGTCCCGGATATGTAAAAGCAATTAGAGCGCCATTCCCAAATTTGAAAATAATGCCAACCGGAGGCGTAACGCTCGAAGAAAGCAATTTAAAATCATGGTTCAAATCCGGAGTAGTTTGCGTGGGAATTGGCTCTAATTTATTTTCTAAAGAAATGCTTTTGAACTTAAATTATGAGCAATCTTTAAAGGCATTTCAAAATTTAATTGAAGTTGTAGAAAAAACAAGAAACTAA